Proteins encoded together in one Citromicrobium bathyomarinum window:
- a CDS encoding amidohydrolase family protein — MRVLVWMMAAIAALLGTPALAQVTVIHAGSVIRDADGEPSGPATITIEDGRIVSIVDGLQTPGGEAQVIDLADKTVLPGLIDLHVHLTGDPGGDFWKEATEPDEWGVVVGAKNARITALAGFTTVREAGSGPETAFALRRGTAEGLIPGPRIVAAGVPLAIIGGHGDVNGFRPEVNELLDSGFTCTGPVECAAKVRLASQNGSDVIKITATGGVLSQQGRGLEAHFSDAEMKAIADTAHSLGLKVMAHAHGARGIEAASRAGIDTIEHGTYLDEAATRAMRENGTVLVPTLMAFQGVTERLGKGIYTPVVEDKIRAVAETARVFMGKALRWNVPIAFGTDAGVFAHGRNAGEFALMRAQGMTDRQALASATTIAAKVLEMDDQIGRLAPGYSADIIAVDGNPLDDVTVLEKVDFAMVRGRVIE, encoded by the coding sequence ATGCGGGTACTGGTCTGGATGATGGCGGCGATTGCTGCGCTGCTGGGTACGCCTGCGCTGGCGCAGGTGACGGTGATCCATGCCGGATCGGTGATCCGCGATGCCGATGGCGAGCCGAGCGGCCCTGCCACCATTACGATCGAGGACGGCCGGATCGTGTCGATCGTCGACGGGCTCCAGACGCCGGGTGGCGAGGCGCAGGTGATCGATCTTGCCGACAAGACCGTGCTGCCCGGCCTGATCGACCTGCATGTCCACCTCACCGGCGATCCCGGTGGCGATTTCTGGAAGGAAGCGACCGAGCCTGACGAGTGGGGCGTGGTCGTGGGCGCGAAGAACGCGCGGATCACCGCACTGGCGGGGTTCACCACCGTGCGCGAGGCGGGCAGCGGGCCCGAAACCGCCTTCGCCCTGCGGCGCGGAACGGCCGAGGGGCTGATCCCCGGCCCGCGGATCGTCGCGGCGGGCGTGCCGCTGGCGATCATCGGCGGGCACGGCGACGTCAACGGCTTCCGGCCCGAGGTCAACGAACTGCTCGACAGCGGCTTCACCTGCACCGGCCCGGTCGAATGTGCCGCCAAGGTGCGGCTGGCGAGCCAGAACGGCTCCGACGTGATCAAGATCACCGCCACCGGCGGCGTGCTCAGCCAGCAAGGCCGTGGGCTGGAGGCGCATTTCAGCGATGCAGAGATGAAGGCGATTGCTGACACCGCCCACTCGCTCGGCCTCAAGGTGATGGCCCATGCGCATGGCGCGCGCGGGATCGAGGCGGCGAGCCGCGCCGGGATCGATACGATCGAGCATGGCACCTATCTGGACGAAGCTGCGACGCGCGCGATGCGTGAGAACGGCACCGTGCTGGTCCCCACGCTGATGGCGTTCCAGGGCGTGACCGAGCGGCTGGGCAAGGGCATCTACACCCCCGTGGTGGAGGACAAGATCCGCGCCGTGGCCGAAACTGCGCGCGTCTTCATGGGCAAGGCGCTGCGCTGGAACGTGCCGATCGCCTTCGGCACCGATGCGGGCGTGTTCGCGCATGGCCGCAACGCGGGCGAATTCGCGCTGATGCGCGCACAGGGCATGACCGACCGGCAGGCTCTCGCCAGCGCGACCACTATCGCCGCGAAGGTGCTGGAGATGGACGACCAGATCGGCCGCCTCGCGCCCGGCTATTCGGCAGACATCATCGCGGTCGACGGCAATCCGCTGGACGATGTGACGGTGCTGGAGAAGGTCGACTTCGCGATGGTGCGTGGCCGGGTGATCGAATAG
- a CDS encoding DUF885 domain-containing protein, with protein sequence MTIRRLLTGAAALALLASPGVALADHHEEAPAAAQQSEHDKLFALFADSDARSLELNPLSRLFRGDDTNADRLGDYLTDASYYASLRDTQLNVALLEQIDRAKLSPTDQLAYDVFKYNQDESLKGATPEIRALTEVRPVNHFSGFHTFYPNFASGTGAAPFKTIANYEDNLSRHDDYIAITDRSIEKFREGMETGVVETRLTIGNVISQLDTQLAIPIAESQFMGPTTMFPEDFSDAEKARLTAAYEAKTREIYAAHERLRDFLRDEYLAAAREEVGLSQMKGGAKLYEQLIESTTTLPLKADYIHQLGLAEVERIKGELEALKEEVGYEGTLGEFFDYVRTDPKFKPESREALTQTYYDIGKQVDAKIGELFSLVPKSELKIEPYDPSIEQFSAGGSYQSGTPDGSRPGTFFFNAYDLPSRLTTGNVTLYLHEGAPGHHFQISLAQENEDLPAFMRFGGTTSFVEGWALYAETLGNEMGFYEDPWARYGTLQDEQLRAMRLVVDTGIHSKGWSREQAIDFMLENSGMTRTEVVAEVERYIAIPSQALAYKIGALKIQELRERAQTELGDAFDIKDFHAQVLNTGGLPLPVLEEKIDRWIANGGG encoded by the coding sequence ATGACCATCCGCCGCCTGCTGACCGGAGCCGCCGCGCTCGCCCTGCTTGCCTCGCCCGGGGTGGCGCTGGCCGATCATCACGAGGAAGCGCCCGCCGCCGCGCAGCAGTCCGAACACGACAAGCTGTTCGCGCTGTTCGCCGATTCCGATGCGCGCAGCCTCGAACTCAATCCGCTCAGCCGCCTGTTCCGCGGCGACGACACCAATGCGGACCGATTGGGCGACTATCTGACCGATGCGAGCTATTACGCCTCGCTTCGCGATACGCAGCTCAATGTCGCGCTGCTCGAACAGATCGACCGCGCCAAGCTCTCGCCGACCGACCAGCTCGCCTACGACGTGTTCAAGTACAACCAGGATGAATCGCTCAAGGGCGCAACCCCGGAAATCCGCGCGCTGACCGAGGTGCGCCCGGTCAACCACTTCAGCGGCTTCCACACCTTCTACCCCAATTTCGCGAGCGGTACCGGCGCGGCACCGTTCAAGACCATCGCGAACTACGAAGACAACCTCAGCCGCCACGACGACTATATCGCCATCACCGACCGCTCGATCGAGAAGTTCCGTGAAGGGATGGAAACGGGCGTGGTCGAGACCAGGCTGACCATTGGCAACGTGATTTCGCAGCTCGACACGCAGCTGGCGATCCCGATTGCGGAATCGCAGTTCATGGGCCCGACCACCATGTTCCCCGAGGATTTCTCGGACGCGGAGAAGGCCCGCCTGACCGCCGCCTATGAGGCCAAGACCCGCGAAATCTACGCCGCGCACGAACGGCTGCGCGATTTCCTGCGCGACGAATATCTTGCCGCCGCGCGCGAGGAGGTGGGCCTGAGCCAGATGAAGGGCGGGGCGAAGCTGTACGAACAGCTGATCGAGAGCACCACGACCCTGCCGCTCAAAGCCGACTACATCCACCAGCTGGGCCTCGCCGAGGTCGAGCGGATCAAGGGCGAGCTGGAGGCGTTGAAGGAAGAGGTCGGCTACGAGGGCACGCTGGGCGAGTTCTTCGACTACGTGCGCACCGATCCCAAGTTCAAGCCGGAGAGCCGCGAGGCGCTGACCCAGACCTATTACGATATCGGCAAGCAGGTCGATGCGAAGATCGGCGAGCTGTTCAGCCTGGTCCCCAAGTCCGAGCTCAAGATCGAGCCCTACGACCCCTCGATCGAGCAGTTCAGCGCGGGCGGGTCTTACCAGTCGGGTACGCCCGACGGATCGCGCCCGGGCACGTTCTTCTTCAACGCCTACGACCTGCCCAGCCGCCTGACGACGGGCAATGTGACGCTCTACCTCCATGAAGGCGCGCCGGGGCACCATTTCCAGATCAGTCTGGCGCAGGAGAACGAGGATCTGCCCGCCTTCATGCGCTTCGGCGGGACGACCTCCTTCGTCGAAGGCTGGGCGCTCTATGCCGAGACGCTGGGCAACGAGATGGGCTTTTACGAAGACCCGTGGGCGCGGTACGGCACGTTGCAGGACGAACAGCTGCGCGCGATGCGGCTGGTGGTCGACACCGGCATCCACTCCAAGGGCTGGAGCCGGGAGCAGGCGATCGACTTCATGCTCGAAAATTCAGGCATGACCCGCACCGAAGTGGTCGCCGAGGTGGAACGCTATATCGCGATCCCGAGCCAGGCGCTGGCCTACAAGATCGGCGCGCTGAAGATCCAGGAACTGCGCGAGCGCGCGCAGACCGAGCTGGGCGATGCGTTCGACATCAAGGATTTCCACGCGCAGGTGCTGAACACCGGCGGCCTGCCGCTGCCCGTGCTGGAGGAAAAGATCGACCGCTGGATCGCGAACGGCGGCGGCTGA